From Rhodopseudomonas palustris, a single genomic window includes:
- a CDS encoding DUF3644 domain-containing protein — protein MPIRRRGNGLEKWEIALIKAMVARGDWPNDQDILAYFTRPTRSVNHRAIAEIRKNEKHTAVKAATDEALSEFLATWPDVDPQTGLSIRGDELLIKAREAMIAAVHIFNGAGLTFRAELFIVSSIIAWTYLLHAWFRREGIDYRYMDADGAIRKTKQGEDCYWELGKCLKHERCPVSAGVIKNLEFLLEIRHEIEHRSTNRIDDAISAKLQACCINFNDAIKSHFGTQYGLERRLPIALQFVTFSSDQRAVLKKASSLPAHIEAMMNDFHHGLTEEEQADPRFAYRVAFVPKVGNRASNADLAVEFIKADSEEAKEVSRVLLKEVNKKRFTPKQVVEIMQGEGYPAFTQHYHTQLWKSLDAKDPAKGFGCAGDYKGTWVWFDAWVARVRAHCQEQGDKYK, from the coding sequence GTGCCGATCCGCAGAAGGGGAAATGGTCTCGAAAAATGGGAAATCGCGCTTATCAAGGCGATGGTTGCGCGAGGGGATTGGCCGAATGACCAAGACATTCTTGCATACTTTACACGTCCAACGCGCTCGGTGAACCATCGAGCCATCGCTGAAATCAGGAAGAACGAGAAACACACGGCAGTCAAAGCGGCAACCGATGAGGCTTTGAGCGAATTCTTAGCGACATGGCCCGACGTGGACCCGCAGACGGGCCTAAGCATTCGAGGAGATGAGCTTCTAATAAAGGCGCGGGAGGCAATGATTGCCGCCGTTCACATCTTCAACGGAGCCGGCCTAACCTTTCGCGCGGAACTGTTCATCGTGAGCAGCATCATCGCTTGGACCTACCTGCTGCACGCATGGTTTCGGAGGGAAGGCATCGACTATCGCTATATGGATGCGGACGGCGCCATAAGGAAAACAAAGCAGGGCGAAGACTGCTATTGGGAGTTGGGCAAGTGTCTAAAACACGAGCGTTGCCCTGTATCTGCGGGTGTCATTAAGAACCTTGAGTTCCTTCTGGAAATTCGACACGAAATCGAGCATCGTTCTACCAACCGAATAGACGACGCGATCAGCGCCAAACTTCAAGCCTGCTGCATCAATTTCAACGACGCTATCAAATCCCATTTCGGCACCCAGTACGGTCTGGAGCGGCGCTTGCCCATAGCACTCCAGTTCGTAACCTTCAGTTCAGACCAGCGTGCGGTGCTCAAAAAGGCGAGTTCGCTTCCAGCCCATATCGAAGCGATGATGAATGACTTTCATCACGGACTTACCGAAGAGGAGCAAGCTGACCCGCGTTTCGCTTACCGTGTGGCTTTTGTTCCGAAGGTCGGCAATCGCGCGTCAAACGCCGACCTTGCCGTCGAGTTTATTAAGGCGGATTCCGAGGAAGCGAAGGAAGTTAGCCGAGTGCTGCTGAAGGAGGTCAACAAGAAGCGGTTCACTCCAAAGCAGGTTGTCGAGATCATGCAAGGCGAGGGGTACCCGGCGTTCACTCAGCATTATCACACCCAACTGTGGAAAAGCCTCGATGCAAAAGACCCTGCCAAGGGCTTTGGTTGTGCCGGGGATTATAAGGGGACATGGGTTTGGTTTGATGCGTGGGTTGCCCGTGTGCGGGCGCACTGCCAAGAGCAGGGCGACAAATACAAGTGA
- a CDS encoding beta family protein: protein MQVDFSQYYYFPCLQCSEPEQIGYSELTNEDKDAILPIIELSQIKYEASFEETVAVISSMLQDRPFVLDLSKDRAPPAYVAKNNPDHARIARIQAAQDAYNQALTSLLTPTDGFSTWRTLVANFPNAIPVLQFTDPETQSNQILRQAAQLSKDGYARLAVRITQETNEALFSVIGQIAAILDSASQLLIIIDCGQGRQRISERAEFAKLAIARIHEEMEPSQALVLTAVCLNDSYTSPPDGILKLYESCSWHLWSQASEKFPFLFGDYGSNYRYKKTNTFMPGDWKAQVVYPMEEAWLVYKHPDAQDAQGWIEGAKAVLDSPSCDKKNECWGSELLAKAKSGNIDGVGSARFWHGAKINMHIHRQIRHAQAKLGGGEP, encoded by the coding sequence ATGCAAGTAGATTTTTCCCAATACTACTACTTTCCTTGCCTCCAATGCTCCGAGCCGGAGCAAATCGGTTATAGCGAGCTGACCAACGAGGACAAAGACGCGATTCTGCCGATCATCGAACTCAGCCAAATTAAGTACGAAGCTTCCTTTGAGGAAACTGTAGCTGTCATTTCTTCGATGTTGCAGGATCGGCCATTCGTTTTGGACTTATCAAAGGACCGCGCACCGCCGGCGTACGTCGCCAAGAACAATCCCGATCACGCGAGGATCGCTAGAATCCAAGCCGCTCAGGATGCCTATAATCAGGCTCTTACCTCACTCCTGACGCCGACGGACGGCTTTTCTACCTGGCGCACGCTGGTAGCAAACTTCCCGAACGCAATCCCCGTACTGCAATTCACCGATCCGGAAACGCAGAGCAATCAGATTTTGCGGCAAGCTGCACAGCTTTCAAAGGATGGGTATGCGCGATTAGCTGTTCGCATCACACAAGAAACAAATGAGGCGCTTTTCTCCGTAATCGGACAGATTGCGGCTATTCTCGATTCAGCGTCGCAGCTCCTCATCATCATTGACTGCGGACAAGGCAGGCAACGCATATCTGAGCGCGCTGAGTTCGCGAAGCTCGCAATCGCTCGCATTCACGAGGAAATGGAACCGTCACAGGCGCTTGTTCTCACAGCCGTATGCTTGAATGACTCCTACACCAGTCCGCCTGACGGCATACTCAAGCTATACGAATCCTGTTCTTGGCACCTATGGTCGCAGGCAAGCGAAAAATTTCCATTTCTATTCGGCGACTACGGCTCCAACTACCGATACAAAAAGACTAACACATTTATGCCGGGGGATTGGAAGGCGCAGGTGGTATATCCGATGGAGGAGGCGTGGCTCGTCTACAAGCATCCTGATGCGCAAGATGCTCAAGGCTGGATCGAGGGCGCTAAGGCGGTGTTGGATAGTCCCAGTTGTGATAAGAAGAATGAATGCTGGGGTAGCGAACTATTGGCGAAGGCTAAGAGTGGCAATATAGATGGCGTCGGCTCCGCCCGTTTTTGGCACGGCGCTAAGATCAATATGCACATTCATCGCCAAATCCGACATGCCCAAGCGAAGTTGGGGGGCGGTGAGCCCTAA
- a CDS encoding sce7726 family protein, translating into MSRDSGMLRDACIRAPLVDWLRALHPDDGSTGLLQEFKMPRPSARIDLALVNGELAGFEIKSDADTLRRLTFQVPAFSRFFDRVSLVTTRKHLAAARKTVPAWWGLMVYRDDSSFWMARTPKRNRNVDVSSLLYALSKKELVELGRRAEVSMITSASKDAMIERVMNSISKREICNLSRDILRLRSQD; encoded by the coding sequence ATGAGCAGAGATTCCGGGATGCTTCGTGACGCGTGCATTCGTGCGCCTCTAGTCGATTGGCTGCGGGCTTTGCATCCGGATGACGGTTCGACGGGGCTGCTACAGGAATTCAAGATGCCTCGTCCTTCCGCACGCATCGACTTGGCTCTCGTTAATGGTGAATTGGCCGGGTTTGAGATTAAGAGCGACGCGGACACCCTCCGCCGATTGACGTTCCAGGTACCGGCTTTCTCGCGTTTCTTTGACCGGGTCAGCTTGGTAACAACTCGGAAGCATTTGGCCGCGGCAAGGAAGACTGTTCCCGCTTGGTGGGGGCTCATGGTCTATCGAGACGACAGTAGCTTCTGGATGGCTCGAACCCCAAAACGGAATCGTAATGTCGACGTGAGCTCGTTACTCTATGCTTTGTCGAAGAAGGAGCTCGTGGAGCTGGGGCGACGAGCAGAGGTTTCCATGATAACGTCGGCGAGCAAAGACGCTATGATCGAGCGCGTCATGAACAGCATCTCCAAACGAGAGATTTGCAATCTCTCTAGAGATATTCTTCGCCTGAGGAGCCAAGATTAG
- a CDS encoding YccF domain-containing protein, with translation MSPVSLLLNILWIALGGFWMAVGWAVAAVIMAITIIGLPWARAAFSIGVYTLFPFGQTAVPREAVTGREDIGTGPLGVIGNIIWLVFAGWWLAIGHVVTAVLLAVTIIGIPFAWAHLKLAGIALWPIGKVIVPIDDFGTRM, from the coding sequence ATGTCTCCCGTCTCGCTTCTGCTGAATATCCTTTGGATCGCGCTCGGCGGCTTCTGGATGGCGGTCGGCTGGGCGGTTGCGGCAGTCATCATGGCAATCACGATCATCGGTCTGCCGTGGGCACGCGCGGCCTTCAGTATCGGCGTCTACACGCTGTTTCCGTTCGGCCAGACCGCTGTGCCCAGGGAAGCCGTCACCGGCCGCGAAGACATCGGCACCGGCCCGCTCGGGGTGATCGGCAACATCATCTGGCTGGTGTTCGCGGGCTGGTGGCTGGCGATCGGGCACGTCGTCACAGCCGTGCTGCTCGCGGTGACGATCATCGGCATCCCGTTCGCCTGGGCCCACCTGAAGCTGGCCGGCATCGCGCTGTGGCCGATCGGCAAGGTCATCGTCCCGATCGACGACTTTGGCACAAGGATGTAG
- a CDS encoding gamma-glutamyltransferase family protein, which yields MTDQFSNLQHIRKPAITATGGIVAAQSRRAAEIGADVLAAGGDCIDAVIATTFALGVVEPWMSGIGGGGAMVLYRAEEDRTEVIDYGMRTPQSLRVEDYPLTGAGAASDLFPWPRVKDDRNIHGAAAIAVPGVVAGMEEAHRRYARLPWRDLVAPSVALAGDGLAVDWWTTLMIGSVAADLRRYPASAASYLIDGLPPHAPWGIKSNVVLPQDRLQATLAQLAEQGPRDFYEGDLARSLAADIQADGGTLSIEDLAGFRAQMRAPLTIPYRGGKVFATPELTAGPTLAHTLRVLGNSLTPAGSEPDAAAYQAYALALQSAYAERLRDMGDADGRRALGAEHLAPACTTHFSVVDRDGNMAAVTQTLLSTFGSKFETPHTGIMMNNGIMWFDPEPGRPNSLAPGKRCLTNYTPVLAQAPDGRRLALGASGGRRILPAVAQILSFVIDYGMDLDAAIHQPRIDASEGEVVIGDVRLPAATREALRRQFDYEEARVQSFPMKFACPSVVLRQGSSNSGATEIAQPWGDAVAEG from the coding sequence ATGACCGACCAATTCAGCAATCTGCAGCACATCCGCAAGCCCGCGATCACCGCCACCGGCGGCATCGTCGCGGCGCAGTCGCGCCGGGCGGCCGAGATCGGCGCCGACGTGCTGGCGGCCGGCGGCGATTGCATCGACGCGGTGATCGCGACGACGTTCGCGCTCGGTGTGGTCGAGCCGTGGATGAGCGGCATCGGCGGCGGCGGCGCGATGGTGCTGTATCGTGCCGAAGAGGACCGCACCGAGGTGATCGACTACGGCATGCGGACCCCGCAGAGCCTGCGGGTCGAGGACTATCCGCTGACCGGCGCCGGAGCGGCGTCCGATCTGTTTCCGTGGCCGCGGGTGAAGGACGACCGCAACATCCACGGCGCGGCCGCGATCGCGGTGCCGGGCGTGGTCGCCGGCATGGAGGAGGCGCACCGCCGCTACGCCAGGCTGCCGTGGCGCGATCTGGTGGCGCCCAGCGTCGCGCTCGCCGGCGACGGGCTGGCGGTCGACTGGTGGACCACGCTGATGATCGGCAGCGTGGCGGCGGATCTGCGCCGGTATCCGGCCAGCGCCGCCTCATATCTCATCGACGGGCTGCCGCCGCACGCCCCCTGGGGCATCAAATCGAATGTCGTGCTGCCGCAGGACCGGCTGCAGGCGACGCTGGCGCAGCTCGCCGAACAGGGGCCGCGCGACTTCTACGAGGGCGATCTGGCGCGCAGCCTCGCCGCCGACATCCAGGCCGACGGCGGGACGCTGTCGATCGAGGATCTGGCCGGCTTCCGCGCCCAAATGCGCGCACCGCTGACGATCCCGTATCGCGGCGGCAAGGTGTTCGCGACACCGGAGCTGACCGCCGGTCCGACTCTCGCCCACACCCTGCGGGTGCTCGGCAACAGCCTGACGCCGGCCGGCAGCGAGCCCGACGCCGCGGCCTATCAGGCCTACGCGCTGGCGCTGCAATCGGCCTATGCAGAGCGGCTGCGCGACATGGGCGACGCCGACGGCCGCCGCGCGCTCGGCGCCGAGCATCTGGCGCCGGCCTGCACCACGCACTTCTCGGTGGTCGACCGCGACGGCAACATGGCGGCGGTGACGCAGACGCTGCTGTCGACCTTCGGCTCGAAATTCGAAACGCCGCACACCGGCATCATGATGAACAACGGCATCATGTGGTTCGATCCCGAGCCGGGCCGGCCGAACTCGCTGGCGCCCGGCAAGCGCTGCCTGACCAACTACACGCCGGTGCTGGCGCAGGCGCCGGACGGCCGCAGGCTGGCGCTCGGCGCCTCCGGCGGCCGCCGCATTCTGCCGGCGGTGGCGCAGATCCTGTCGTTCGTGATCGACTATGGCATGGACCTCGACGCCGCGATCCACCAGCCGCGGATCGACGCCAGCGAAGGCGAGGTGGTGATCGGCGACGTACGCCTGCCGGCTGCGACGCGCGAAGCGCTGCGCCGGCAGTTCGACTACGAAGAGGCGCGGGTGCAGAGCTTCCCGATGAAATTCGCCTGCCCCAGCGTGGTGCTGCGGCAGGGCAGCAGCAACAGCGGCGCGACCGAAATCGCCCAGCCGTGGGGCGACGCCGTGGCGGAAGGCTAA
- a CDS encoding bifunctional diguanylate cyclase/phosphodiesterase has translation MQSFRPQDPAFPPADVSERLPFVGALHHRPILWLILSGAILIAGIAITTVLTVNNFKEKALRNGERELANTAMLLALHYDREIDDFMAMQHDIVAMARQSPEPSAEAFSGAMSTLAMHQTLQSRARGATEITALKIFDAKGHLINASDVWPVPEASIAERPYFLDHKTGATQRPTVALEHDALAGGWTIVLAQRLSNADGEFLGVVSRAITPVHFDRFLSQVSLIGDSAVSIHHSDGTLLTRHPYAEGMIGRNFRDGPALQQAMFDQDTTARLPSPVDGQDRLVASHALDQLPIVMITTTTIEDALASWRTQTRLMVSVAAVSALVVTVILLLIINQIGKHHRATQERLKLDKQRLDTAINNMSQGLLLFDAQARLVVCNRRYLDMYGLSSAIVKPGCSLRDVLEHRKATGSLYGNVDNITADLIDKLSSRKVSEVHSILDRSIEFSSVPVPGGGWVITHEDVTERTRYAEKISYLAHFDSLTDLPNRSMFRQRLENELQRAGRGAPFALLYIDIDEFKNINDTLGHPVGDELLKQVAVRLRDCVRETDFVARLGGDEFAIIQIAVSGADDVTTLIERIYESIRLPYQCLGHHLSTDASIGIAIAPRDGADLDQLVKNADLAMYSAKAEGRRTFRFFEPEMDAVAKARRQLEFDLRGAVGKRGFEIHYQPLVDLRSGAITGCEALLRWRHPSRGMISPAEFIPIAEDTGLINEIGAWTLATACAEAAKWSADITLAVNISPVQFRQPSLALLVASVLGASGLPANRLELEVTEAVLIHDDDAALSTLTQLRALGVRISLDDFGTGYSSLSYLQRFPFDKIKIDRSFVDAIDTTDGSTAIVQAVVNIAAARHMTTTAEGVETERQREILSVLGCTQMQGWLFSPAVPAPAFRKLLTSHLSTCAA, from the coding sequence ATGCAGAGCTTCCGGCCCCAGGATCCGGCCTTCCCCCCAGCGGACGTCAGCGAGCGATTGCCCTTCGTCGGGGCGCTCCATCATCGCCCGATTCTGTGGCTGATCCTGAGTGGCGCCATCCTGATCGCAGGGATCGCCATCACAACGGTTCTGACCGTCAACAATTTCAAGGAAAAGGCGCTGCGCAACGGCGAACGCGAACTCGCCAACACCGCCATGTTGCTGGCGCTGCACTACGATCGCGAGATCGACGACTTCATGGCGATGCAGCACGACATCGTCGCGATGGCCAGACAATCACCGGAGCCTTCGGCCGAGGCGTTCAGCGGCGCGATGTCGACGCTGGCGATGCACCAGACGTTGCAGTCCCGCGCCAGGGGCGCGACCGAGATTACGGCGCTGAAGATCTTCGATGCCAAAGGGCACCTGATCAACGCGTCCGACGTGTGGCCGGTCCCCGAGGCTTCGATCGCCGAACGCCCCTACTTCCTCGACCACAAGACCGGCGCCACGCAACGCCCGACGGTCGCACTGGAGCACGATGCGCTGGCGGGCGGCTGGACGATCGTGCTGGCGCAGCGACTGAGCAATGCGGACGGCGAGTTTCTCGGCGTCGTCTCCCGCGCGATCACGCCGGTTCATTTCGACCGATTCCTGTCACAGGTCTCGCTGATCGGCGACTCCGCCGTTTCGATCCACCACAGCGACGGCACCCTGCTGACGCGCCACCCCTATGCCGAAGGCATGATCGGTCGCAACTTCCGCGACGGGCCAGCGCTGCAACAGGCGATGTTCGACCAAGACACCACCGCCCGGCTGCCGAGTCCGGTCGACGGTCAGGATCGCCTGGTGGCGTCGCATGCGCTCGATCAACTACCGATCGTGATGATCACCACGACGACCATCGAAGACGCACTGGCGAGCTGGCGTACGCAAACCCGGCTGATGGTTTCGGTTGCCGCCGTCTCGGCGCTGGTGGTGACGGTGATCCTGCTGCTGATCATCAACCAGATCGGCAAGCACCATCGCGCGACCCAGGAACGGCTGAAGCTCGACAAGCAACGTCTCGACACTGCGATCAACAACATGTCCCAGGGCCTGTTGCTGTTCGACGCGCAGGCGCGGCTGGTGGTGTGCAATCGGCGCTATCTGGACATGTACGGACTGTCGTCGGCCATCGTGAAGCCGGGCTGCTCCCTGCGCGACGTGCTCGAGCACCGCAAGGCCACCGGATCCCTCTACGGCAATGTCGACAACATCACCGCAGACCTGATCGACAAGCTGTCCAGCAGAAAGGTCTCCGAGGTCCACAGCATTCTCGACCGTTCGATCGAGTTCTCCAGCGTCCCGGTTCCCGGCGGCGGCTGGGTGATCACCCACGAGGACGTCACCGAGCGCACACGCTACGCCGAGAAGATTTCCTATCTGGCGCATTTCGACAGCCTCACCGATCTGCCGAATCGCAGCATGTTCCGGCAGCGGCTGGAGAATGAACTGCAGCGCGCCGGCCGCGGCGCGCCGTTCGCGCTGCTGTACATCGACATCGACGAATTCAAAAACATCAACGACACCCTCGGCCATCCGGTCGGCGACGAACTGTTGAAGCAGGTCGCGGTCCGACTGCGCGATTGCGTCCGCGAGACCGATTTCGTCGCCCGGCTCGGCGGCGACGAATTCGCCATCATCCAGATCGCGGTGAGCGGCGCCGACGACGTCACCACGCTGATCGAGCGGATCTATGAATCGATCCGCTTGCCGTATCAGTGCCTCGGCCACCATCTGTCCACCGACGCATCGATCGGAATCGCGATCGCGCCGCGCGACGGCGCCGATCTCGACCAACTGGTCAAGAACGCCGACCTCGCGATGTACAGCGCCAAGGCCGAAGGCCGGCGCACCTTCCGGTTCTTCGAGCCGGAAATGGACGCGGTCGCCAAGGCCCGCCGCCAGCTCGAATTCGACCTGCGCGGCGCGGTCGGCAAGCGCGGCTTCGAAATTCACTACCAGCCGCTGGTCGATCTGCGCAGCGGCGCGATCACCGGCTGCGAAGCGCTGCTGCGCTGGCGGCACCCCAGCCGCGGCATGATCTCGCCCGCCGAATTCATCCCGATCGCCGAGGACACCGGCCTGATCAACGAGATCGGCGCCTGGACGCTGGCGACCGCCTGCGCCGAGGCGGCGAAATGGAGCGCCGACATCACGCTGGCGGTGAACATCTCACCGGTCCAGTTCCGCCAACCGTCGCTGGCGCTGCTGGTCGCCTCGGTGCTCGGCGCGTCCGGCTTGCCGGCGAACCGGCTCGAGCTCGAAGTCACCGAGGCGGTGCTGATCCACGACGACGACGCGGCGCTGTCGACGCTGACCCAGCTCCGCGCCCTCGGGGTTCGGATCTCGCTCGACGATTTCGGCACCGGCTATTCGTCGCTGAGCTACCTGCAGCGTTTCCCGTTCGACAAGATCAAGATCGATCGCAGCTTCGTCGACGCCATCGACACCACCGACGGGTCGACCGCGATCGTGCAGGCGGTGGTCAACATCGCGGCGGCGCGCCACATGACCACCACCGCCGAGGGCGTCGAGACCGAGCGGCAGCGCGAGATCCTGAGCGTACTCGGCTGCACCCAGATGCAGGGCTGGCTGTTCAGCCCGGCGGTGCCTGCCCCTGCGTTCCGCAAGTTGCTCACCTCGCACCTCTCAACCTGCGCCGCCTGA
- a CDS encoding acyl-CoA dehydrogenase family protein translates to MDFDHSDKVQRLQAQLSDFMRFHVEPANVAWHREVAAGRYPLDLIERLKSKAFSEDLWNLFLPGLRDEDPGQRLCNVEYAPLAEIMGRVHWASEVFNCNAPDTGNMELLHLAATPEQRARWLDPLLIGEIRSCFAMSEPDAASSDARNIRTTITRDGDDYVVNGRKWFITGPAHPNCKLAIVMGVSSDSLPPTSHERHSMLLVPMDTPGLSIIRNIPIMHYHSPEGHCELVFRNVRVPAANLLGEEGKGFRLAQDRLGPGRVHHCMRTIGQCEVALELMAERALEREAFGRHLADFANVQDWIAESRLEIDQARLLVMQAAHRMDRDGNAAARIDVSAIKVVAARLQTRIVDRAMQVFGAMGLTPDTPLSYLWTWGRAMRFLDGPDEVHLRVVARAELARAKTLAGQNAHHFVPPAQLQCD, encoded by the coding sequence ATGGATTTCGATCACAGCGACAAGGTGCAGCGGCTGCAAGCGCAGCTCTCCGACTTCATGCGCTTCCACGTCGAGCCCGCCAATGTCGCCTGGCATCGCGAAGTGGCGGCCGGGCGCTATCCGCTGGACCTGATCGAGCGACTGAAGTCGAAGGCGTTCTCCGAGGATCTGTGGAATCTGTTTCTGCCGGGCCTGCGCGACGAGGATCCCGGCCAGCGCCTCTGCAATGTCGAATATGCGCCGCTGGCCGAGATCATGGGCCGGGTGCATTGGGCGTCGGAAGTTTTCAACTGCAATGCGCCCGACACCGGCAACATGGAGCTGTTACATCTGGCGGCGACGCCGGAGCAGCGCGCGCGGTGGCTCGACCCGCTGCTGATCGGCGAGATCCGGTCCTGCTTCGCGATGAGCGAACCCGACGCGGCCTCTTCCGACGCACGCAACATCCGCACCACCATCACACGCGACGGCGACGACTACGTGGTGAACGGCCGCAAATGGTTCATCACCGGCCCGGCGCATCCGAACTGTAAGCTGGCGATCGTGATGGGCGTGTCGAGCGACAGCCTGCCGCCGACCTCGCACGAGCGACACTCGATGCTGCTGGTGCCGATGGACACGCCGGGCCTGTCGATCATCCGCAATATCCCGATCATGCACTATCATTCGCCGGAAGGGCATTGCGAGCTGGTGTTCCGCAACGTCCGGGTGCCGGCCGCAAATCTGCTCGGCGAGGAAGGCAAGGGCTTTCGCTTGGCGCAGGATCGGCTCGGACCCGGCCGGGTGCATCATTGCATGCGGACCATTGGACAATGCGAAGTCGCGCTGGAACTGATGGCAGAGCGGGCGCTGGAGCGCGAGGCATTCGGCAGGCACCTCGCCGACTTCGCCAACGTGCAGGACTGGATTGCGGAATCGCGGCTCGAGATCGATCAGGCCCGGCTCTTGGTGATGCAGGCGGCCCACCGCATGGACCGCGACGGCAATGCGGCAGCGCGGATCGACGTCTCGGCCATCAAGGTGGTGGCGGCGCGGCTGCAGACGCGGATCGTCGATCGCGCCATGCAGGTGTTCGGGGCGATGGGGCTGACGCCGGACACGCCGCTGTCTTATCTATGGACCTGGGGGCGGGCGATGCGGTTCCTGGATGGGCCGGATGAAGTGCATCTGCGGGTGGTGGCGCGCGCCGAGCTGGCGAGAGCGAAGACGCTGGCGGGCCAGAACGCTCACCACTTCGTTCCGCCGGCGCAATTGCAGTGCGACTGA
- a CDS encoding c-type cytochrome, which translates to MSHGRVRLLISGILIVAVLLVVRQHRAEGAMPDGSSAGHRLAAGWCAECHAIEAGDMRDGKGPAFERIANLPSTTALSLNVFLRSNHTNMPNLIIAPGDAAEIVQYILSLKRN; encoded by the coding sequence ATGTCGCACGGGCGGGTTCGGCTGCTGATCTCCGGCATTCTGATCGTGGCGGTGCTGCTGGTGGTCCGGCAGCACCGGGCGGAGGGTGCGATGCCGGACGGCAGCTCGGCCGGTCACAGACTGGCCGCCGGATGGTGTGCGGAGTGCCACGCCATCGAAGCCGGCGACATGCGCGACGGCAAGGGCCCTGCGTTCGAGCGGATCGCCAATCTGCCGTCGACCACGGCGCTGTCGCTGAACGTGTTCCTTCGCTCCAACCACACCAACATGCCGAACTTGATCATCGCGCCCGGCGACGCCGCCGAGATCGTGCAGTACATACTCAGCCTGAAGCGCAATTGA